A stretch of DNA from Micromonospora sp. WMMD1155:
AAGGAACCCTTCTCCACCGCCAGCGACTTGTGCAGGAAGTTGTTGGTGATGGTCACGTACCCGCTGACCGGAGCGGGGGCGATCCGCCAGTACTGGTCCTTGCCGTGCGTGTTGGCCCACAACTGCACCCGGGTGCCGGACTTCGTCGCGGCCACGTCCGTGCCGGGTATTTCTACGATCGCCCCGGCCCAAGCGTTCTGGAGCTGGTAGGTCCTGGCCGGGTCGTACAGCTGCTTCGGCGCGGCGGGTGCGCCCGAGGGCGGCGGCGCCGGCTGCCCCGACGGGGGTGGGGACGGGACTGCGGAGCCGGCCGGGCCGGACGCGGGGGGCGACGACGGGGCCAGCGACGGGCTCGATGCCGCGACCGGAGGTTTGACCTGGTTACCGTTCAGCTGCAGGACCTCCCGGTACATCGGCTCGTACGCCGGCACCAGGTCCGCCAACTGGGCGACGGAGGTGGGAGGCAGGCCCCCCGCCTGCCGGATCGTGTTCGCCCCCCACTGGAAGGCGCCCAGTGACAAGCGGTAGGGGTCCGCGCCGGTGAACCCGGAGAACTGGTTGGTCAGGTCGCACATCGCCGAGCCGAGCACGGTGATCGCGTCGGTCGGATTCCACACCGAGTCGCTCGGTCCGGCGTACTGCGTCCACATCTCCGGGCTGAACTGGGCGATGCCCTGGCCCTGCTCGGTACGCAGGTTGCCGTCGAAGTTGGAGGCCGCGCGCAACTGGGCGGCGATCCGCACCGGGGTCACCTGGGGGCAGACGCCGCCGGCCCGGTTGATCACCGGGACCAGAGCGGCCGGCAGCAGCGAGGTCCGCGCCGGGATGGAGACGGGTTTGGGCGACGGTCGGGTTGGCGACGGCACCGCCTTCGGCGCGTTGGGGT
This window harbors:
- a CDS encoding RICIN domain-containing protein codes for the protein ATGYASWYADQRQFDPNAPKAVPSPTRPSPKPVSIPARTSLLPAALVPVINRAGGVCPQVTPVRIAAQLRAASNFDGNLRTEQGQGIAQFSPEMWTQYAGPSDSVWNPTDAITVLGSAMCDLTNQFSGFTGADPYRLSLGAFQWGANTIRQAGGLPPTSVAQLADLVPAYEPMYREVLQLNGNQVKPPVAASSPSLAPSSPPASGPAGSAVPSPPPSGQPAPPPSGAPAAPKQLYDPARTYQLQNAWAGAIVEIPGTDVAATKSGTRVQLWANTHGKDQYWRIAPAPVSGYVTITNNFLHKSLAVEKGSLSNQAYLVVADKKPDNPNHQWKLSDAGNGKVWITNRHSGKVLDLSGDDKKPPMAGSTWNGYLVWQWDLDKTDEDQKWLLLAS